The proteins below come from a single Fusobacterium nucleatum genomic window:
- a CDS encoding RNA-binding domain-containing protein, whose amino-acid sequence MKESREVELKSTITNTFLKTVSAFSNYNTGKIIFGVEDSGKIIGLENIEELCLDLENKINDNISPKPDFKFIKDNKKNIITLIVEEGMNKPYLYKGKAYKRNDTSTVEVDKVELNRLTLLGLNQYYEELKAKNQNLEFNILKEELEEKLLLKNFSKDILKTLNLYDDKNGYNNAAELLSDKNSFSGVDIAKFGKNIDEILDRNLLVNISIILQYKKTLEVFNRYYKYEQILGSERIEKELIPERAFREVIANALIHRTWDVNSNIRISMYEDKLEVSSPGGLPTGISEKEYLNGQISQLRNPILANIFFRLKYIEMFGTGIRRINESYKDYAVKPNFEIFENSIKITLPIIETKLFLTTDERIVMDILEKGNILSSSEILEMTEFKKDKLNRLLKKLIQKNYVDIIGNGRGTRYFKK is encoded by the coding sequence ATGAAAGAGAGCAGAGAAGTAGAATTAAAGTCAACAATAACAAATACTTTTTTAAAAACAGTTAGTGCTTTTTCTAATTATAATACAGGAAAAATTATATTTGGTGTTGAGGATAGTGGAAAAATTATTGGTTTAGAGAATATAGAAGAACTTTGTTTAGATTTAGAGAATAAAATTAATGATAATATAAGTCCTAAACCAGATTTTAAATTTATAAAAGATAATAAAAAAAATATAATAACCTTAATAGTTGAAGAAGGAATGAATAAGCCTTATCTTTATAAAGGAAAAGCATATAAAAGAAATGATACTTCGACAGTTGAAGTTGATAAAGTTGAATTAAATAGATTGACATTATTAGGTTTAAACCAGTATTATGAGGAATTAAAAGCTAAAAATCAAAATTTGGAATTCAATATTTTAAAAGAAGAATTAGAAGAAAAATTATTATTAAAAAATTTTTCTAAAGATATTTTAAAAACTTTAAATTTATATGATGATAAAAATGGTTATAATAATGCAGCTGAACTCTTATCAGATAAAAATAGTTTTTCAGGAGTTGATATTGCAAAATTTGGAAAGAATATAGATGAAATTTTAGATAGAAATTTGTTAGTAAATATCTCTATTATTTTACAATACAAAAAAACTTTGGAAGTTTTCAATAGATATTATAAATATGAGCAAATTCTAGGTTCAGAAAGAATAGAAAAAGAGTTAATACCAGAGAGGGCATTTAGAGAAGTGATAGCAAATGCTTTAATTCATAGAACTTGGGATGTAAATTCAAATATTAGAATATCAATGTATGAGGATAAATTAGAAGTATCGTCACCAGGAGGATTACCTACTGGAATAAGTGAAAAAGAATATTTAAATGGACAAATTTCACAACTTAGAAATCCTATCTTAGCTAATATATTTTTTAGATTAAAGTATATTGAAATGTTTGGAACAGGAATTAGAAGAATAAATGAAAGCTATAAAGATTATGCAGTCAAACCAAATTTTGAAATTTTTGAAAATTCAATAAAAATAACTTTACCAATAATTGAAACTAAACTATTTTTAACAACAGACGAAAGAATAGTGATGGATATTTTGGAAAAAGGAAATATATTATCAAGTAGTGAAATTTTGGAAATGACAGAATTTAAAAAAGATAAATTAAACAGATTACTAAAAAAATTAATTCAAAAGAATTATGTTGATATTATAGGAAACGGTAGAGGAACTAGGTATTTTAAAAAATAA